From Paenibacillus sp. V4I7, one genomic window encodes:
- a CDS encoding helix-turn-helix domain-containing protein produces MSDLGHILRKTRQEKKISLDDLQEVTKIRKRYLEAIEEGNYKVLPGSFYVRAFIKSYAEAVGLDPTEVLNMYQTTNPSPAVEKPVVETIRNNRTSVRNTEKLSRWASGTMFVCFILLIFGIVYYYTYKNYKGTPADENPSSQTQSPRITDSTNPATGTAPSTTTNASGDGKVAPLATPTPTPVPTPTPSVQVKFSSSEKGVDNYTITGASNLNIQMKISGSCWIRVDSLTETGGKEMLRQKLYKAGDTDSFDLTGSAYLNVGAASALELTVNGTIVPVGDTPNPKRVQLNLQKN; encoded by the coding sequence ATGTCTGATCTAGGACACATTTTACGTAAAACACGCCAGGAAAAAAAGATCTCGCTTGATGATCTTCAAGAAGTTACGAAAATTCGTAAACGCTACTTGGAAGCAATTGAAGAAGGAAATTACAAGGTTCTGCCTGGCAGCTTCTATGTCCGTGCCTTTATTAAAAGCTACGCTGAAGCGGTGGGACTTGACCCTACGGAAGTTCTCAACATGTACCAAACGACGAATCCCTCCCCAGCTGTAGAGAAACCAGTTGTAGAAACGATTCGTAATAATAGAACAAGTGTCCGTAATACCGAGAAATTGAGCCGCTGGGCTTCTGGTACGATGTTTGTCTGTTTCATTTTGCTTATATTCGGTATCGTATATTACTATACATACAAGAACTATAAGGGAACACCAGCGGATGAAAATCCTTCTTCTCAAACGCAATCACCGAGAATCACAGATTCTACGAATCCTGCGACTGGCACTGCTCCAAGTACGACAACGAATGCGTCCGGTGACGGTAAAGTGGCGCCTCTTGCGACTCCTACTCCGACACCGGTGCCAACACCAACACCATCCGTTCAGGTTAAGTTTAGCAGCAGCGAGAAGGGTGTGGATAATTACACGATAACCGGTGCTTCCAATCTGAATATTCAGATGAAAATATCAGGTTCCTGTTGGATACGTGTGGATTCTCTTACAGAGACAGGCGGTAAGGAAATGCTTAGACAGAAACTTTACAAAGCCGGTGATACGGACTCTTTTGATTTAACCGGTTCTGCGTATTTAAATGTAGGCGCAGCCAGTGCTTTGGAGCTTACTGTGAATGGTACGATCGTTCCTGTCGGGGATACACCAAACCCCAAAAGGGTACAGCTCAATTTGCAAAAAAACTAG
- a CDS encoding DUF3388 domain-containing protein — protein MEYKIHKNRPGLLGDIASLMGMLDINIVTINGVEDRTRGMLLQTNDEEKIDLMGKMLRKVDNITITALRPPKLVDILAVRHGRYIERDSDDRKTFRFTRDELGLLVDFLGEIFKREGNQVVGLRGMPRVGKTESIIAGSVCANKRWTFVSSTLLRQTVRSQLSEDEMTPNNVYIIDGIVSTIRSNEKHYSLLQDIMGMPSTKVIEHPDIFIRESEYTYNHFDYIIELRNSPDEEINYDSFTYTSEPF, from the coding sequence ATGGAGTACAAAATTCACAAAAACCGTCCCGGCTTATTAGGGGATATTGCTTCTTTGATGGGTATGCTGGATATTAATATTGTGACCATTAATGGGGTAGAAGATCGTACCCGTGGTATGCTTCTACAAACCAATGATGAAGAAAAAATTGACTTAATGGGTAAAATGTTAAGAAAAGTAGATAATATTACTATTACCGCTCTTAGACCCCCCAAGCTTGTTGATATTTTGGCTGTCCGTCATGGTCGGTATATTGAACGCGATTCGGATGATCGCAAAACATTCCGTTTTACTCGTGATGAATTGGGACTTTTAGTTGACTTCCTTGGTGAGATTTTCAAGCGAGAAGGGAACCAAGTTGTAGGTCTACGTGGCATGCCGCGAGTTGGTAAAACGGAGTCAATTATTGCAGGAAGTGTATGCGCAAACAAGCGCTGGACTTTCGTTTCCTCTACGTTACTTAGACAAACCGTACGCAGTCAACTGTCGGAAGATGAAATGACTCCAAATAACGTATATATCATTGATGGAATCGTTTCTACTATACGCTCAAATGAGAAGCATTATAGCCTTTTGCAGGACATTATGGGTATGCCTTCTACTAAGGTTATCGAGCATCCGGATATATTTATTCGGGAGTCGGAATACACATATAATCACTTCGATTATATTATTGAGTTGCGAAATAGCCCGGATGAAGAAATCAATTATGATTCATTTACGTATACGTCCGAACCTTTTTAA
- a CDS encoding DUF3243 domain-containing protein, which yields MATVLKVFDKWKEFLAERVSQAGNAGMSEETISKLAFQIGEFLANKVDPENEQERVLKELWDAGDEQEKHTIARLMVKLVDKG from the coding sequence ATGGCTACTGTACTTAAAGTATTTGATAAGTGGAAAGAGTTTTTGGCTGAACGTGTGAGTCAGGCTGGAAATGCGGGGATGAGTGAGGAAACCATCTCTAAGCTCGCTTTTCAAATTGGAGAATTTCTGGCAAATAAAGTGGATCCCGAAAATGAACAAGAGCGAGTGCTCAAAGAACTGTGGGATGCAGGGGATGAGCAAGAAAAACATACAATTGCCCGCCTCATGGTAAAATTAGTAGACAAAGGTTAA
- the ymfI gene encoding elongation factor P 5-aminopentanone reductase, whose translation MTFSKPFSEQTVLITGASRGIGAAIAERFSAVGMNVVIHYRESHEAANEVARSCMKHGAKVLTISADVKSREQINKMQEKLEQKDMVPDIIVNNAGISHFGMLSDVSEEDWDLVMNVNLKGAFLCTQTFMTAMVKQKYGRIINVSSIWGISGASCEVVYSTAKGGLNAFTKALAKELAPSGVTVNAVAPGAVYTEMMAGFQPEEREAIANEIPAGRFALPDEVASLVYFLALPESGYITGQIISPNGGWLT comes from the coding sequence GTGACGTTTTCTAAGCCATTCAGTGAACAAACAGTTCTTATTACAGGAGCTAGCCGGGGAATTGGTGCAGCCATTGCTGAGCGTTTTTCCGCGGTAGGCATGAATGTGGTTATCCACTACCGTGAGTCACATGAAGCTGCCAATGAAGTAGCCAGATCCTGCATGAAACATGGCGCCAAAGTGTTAACCATTTCCGCAGATGTAAAATCTCGTGAGCAAATCAACAAGATGCAAGAAAAGCTGGAACAAAAAGACATGGTCCCTGATATTATCGTGAACAATGCGGGGATTTCTCACTTCGGAATGCTTTCTGATGTAAGTGAAGAAGATTGGGACCTGGTGATGAATGTAAATCTTAAAGGCGCCTTTCTTTGTACACAAACTTTCATGACTGCAATGGTCAAGCAAAAGTACGGCCGCATTATTAATGTATCCTCCATATGGGGCATCTCAGGTGCTTCCTGTGAGGTTGTATACTCAACAGCCAAAGGTGGATTGAACGCCTTTACGAAGGCGTTAGCGAAGGAGTTGGCTCCTTCTGGTGTGACGGTGAATGCTGTAGCGCCCGGTGCGGTATATACCGAAATGATGGCAGGATTCCAACCTGAGGAGCGGGAAGCGATCGCCAATGAAATTCCGGCAGGCCGTTTTGCTTTGCCTGATGAAGTTGCTTCACTTGTATACTTTTTAGCACTGCCTGAATCCGGTTATATTACGGGTCAAATCATAAGTCCAAATGGTGGATGGTTAACTTGA
- the yfmH gene encoding EF-P 5-aminopentanol modification-associated protein YfmH, whose protein sequence is MQVIPYSHLGETIYHEKLDNGLHVFVLPKDGFQKTYATFTTQFGSVDNSFQVEGKEAVQVPDGIAHFLEHKMFEEPEGDIFATFASNGASANAFTSFDRTAYLFSSTDHYLINLTTLINFVQNPYFTDENVEKEKGIIGQEIKMYEDNADWRSYYGLIESLYAKHPIHIDIAGTVDSIAEISKETLYECYNTFYHPSNMSLFVVGGVDPEEVISLVKGNQAAKTFPPQGNIQRFFPEEPLEVKEARRVTLLPVSMPKCLIGFKEPVPSVSGKDLLVKELTTKLMLDVLFSSSSDIYQALYDEQLISDNFGHEYNCSEGYAFSILGGDTKDPDQLVARIREEVEKRKDAGLDEVTFERSRKKKIGNFLRMMNSPESIANEFTKYRFKGIDLFDILPVYEQITLEDVNRRFREHFDWSRLAISIVQSRKPS, encoded by the coding sequence ATGCAGGTTATTCCTTATTCACATCTGGGTGAAACCATTTATCATGAGAAACTCGATAATGGGTTACATGTTTTTGTTCTACCCAAAGATGGTTTCCAGAAAACCTATGCGACGTTCACGACGCAATTCGGATCGGTTGACAACTCTTTTCAAGTTGAAGGGAAAGAGGCAGTTCAAGTTCCGGATGGCATTGCTCATTTTCTGGAGCACAAAATGTTCGAGGAGCCTGAAGGTGATATTTTCGCTACTTTCGCTTCAAACGGTGCTTCGGCTAACGCTTTTACAAGCTTTGATCGGACAGCATACTTATTTTCATCCACAGATCATTATTTAATAAATTTAACGACATTAATTAATTTCGTGCAAAATCCTTATTTTACAGATGAAAATGTAGAAAAGGAAAAAGGCATTATTGGTCAAGAGATCAAAATGTACGAAGACAATGCGGATTGGAGAAGCTATTATGGATTAATTGAATCCTTATATGCTAAGCATCCCATCCATATTGATATCGCTGGTACAGTTGATTCTATTGCCGAAATCTCAAAAGAAACCTTATATGAGTGCTACAACACATTCTATCACCCTAGCAATATGAGCTTGTTTGTTGTTGGAGGTGTGGATCCAGAAGAGGTTATTTCGCTAGTTAAAGGAAATCAAGCTGCCAAAACTTTTCCACCTCAAGGAAATATCCAACGATTTTTTCCAGAGGAGCCATTAGAAGTGAAGGAAGCGCGCAGAGTAACATTACTTCCTGTTTCAATGCCAAAATGTTTAATCGGATTCAAGGAGCCTGTGCCATCTGTAAGTGGGAAAGACTTACTAGTTAAAGAATTGACGACGAAATTAATGTTGGATGTATTGTTCAGCTCAAGCTCTGATATTTATCAGGCATTATATGATGAGCAATTGATTTCTGATAATTTTGGTCATGAATATAACTGTAGTGAGGGATATGCGTTCTCCATTCTTGGCGGAGATACTAAAGATCCGGACCAACTTGTAGCGCGCATACGCGAAGAGGTTGAGAAACGTAAGGATGCTGGGCTCGATGAAGTCACTTTCGAACGGAGTCGTAAAAAGAAAATTGGCAATTTCCTAAGGATGATGAACTCACCGGAATCCATAGCGAATGAATTCACTAAATACCGTTTTAAAGGTATTGATTTATTCGATATACTGCCTGTTTACGAGCAGATTACACTTGAAGACGTGAACCGTCGGTTCCGCGAGCATTTTGACTGGAGCAGACTTGCTATTTCGATTGTGCAAAGTCGTAAGCCGTCGTGA
- the yfmF gene encoding EF-P 5-aminopentanol modification-associated protein YfmF, whose product MKQIQFERTTWNHIRLHVLPTDRFKTFAISVYIGRPLEEETVTSTALTPFVLRRGTEFRPETKQFREYLDDLYGAGFGFDIYKRGDYQIVQLRMDIINDRFVKSAQSLLEQGLDFVGETLTKPALEEGHFRNKYVDAEKQTLQKRIESVINDKIRYAAERCIEEMCSDDPYRLHPLGKIDDLDPINAEQLYEQYKHWLQTAPIDIYVVGNTTLFEVEGIVKQAFSIERKEDVGYVTSAPRGATGDVKTIVERLDVNQGKLNMGLRTNISYRDEQYPVALMYNGVLGGYPHSKLFTNVREKASLAYYASSRFDGHKGILTIQSGIEMANYEKAVDIIRKQLTAMEQGDISDIEWNQTRAMIANQLREIQDSAFELISFDFNAILSGKERTVSGLIESVEQVDIAAIAEAAKRVQLDTIYFLRDQKGE is encoded by the coding sequence TTGAAGCAAATACAATTTGAGCGCACTACATGGAATCATATACGTTTACATGTGCTGCCGACAGATCGGTTTAAAACGTTTGCCATTTCAGTGTACATAGGCCGTCCTCTAGAGGAAGAAACGGTCACGAGTACCGCATTAACACCCTTTGTACTGCGAAGAGGTACGGAATTTCGCCCAGAAACAAAGCAATTTCGAGAATATTTAGATGATTTATATGGTGCAGGGTTCGGTTTTGATATTTACAAACGGGGCGATTACCAAATTGTTCAGTTACGCATGGATATCATCAATGACCGATTCGTAAAATCAGCACAATCTTTATTAGAGCAGGGACTTGACTTCGTTGGAGAAACTTTGACAAAGCCTGCGCTCGAAGAAGGACATTTTCGTAACAAATATGTCGATGCTGAGAAGCAGACTCTCCAAAAGCGCATAGAATCAGTTATTAATGATAAAATTCGTTACGCAGCTGAACGCTGTATCGAAGAAATGTGCAGTGATGATCCTTATCGACTTCACCCTTTGGGTAAAATCGATGATTTGGACCCTATCAATGCCGAGCAACTGTACGAACAATATAAACACTGGCTTCAAACGGCACCTATCGATATTTATGTCGTTGGAAATACGACGCTTTTTGAAGTAGAGGGTATTGTAAAGCAGGCATTCTCCATTGAACGTAAAGAGGATGTTGGTTATGTAACATCTGCCCCGCGGGGGGCAACAGGAGATGTGAAGACAATCGTTGAACGTCTGGATGTTAATCAAGGGAAACTGAACATGGGACTGCGAACAAATATTTCGTATCGAGATGAGCAGTACCCAGTAGCTCTTATGTATAATGGCGTTCTCGGAGGTTACCCACACTCCAAATTGTTTACGAATGTTCGTGAGAAAGCGAGTCTGGCCTACTATGCCTCTTCTCGGTTCGATGGTCACAAAGGCATTCTGACGATTCAATCAGGGATCGAAATGGCGAATTATGAGAAAGCGGTTGATATCATTCGAAAGCAGCTGACTGCCATGGAACAAGGAGATATCAGTGATATTGAATGGAATCAAACTCGAGCCATGATTGCCAATCAACTGCGCGAAATTCAGGATTCCGCATTTGAATTAATTTCATTTGACTTTAATGCTATTTTATCTGGAAAAGAACGTACGGTTTCAGGCTTGATTGAATCTGTGGAGCAGGTAGATATTGCGGCTATTGCAGAAGCTGCCAAGCGTGTTCAACTGGATACGATATACTTTTTGCGGGACCAGAAGGGAGAGTAG
- the sleB gene encoding spore cortex-lytic enzyme codes for MNKRLIVLTFCIVFVLVVAFQLKGKFNPPAEETFSKNEVRYGATGADVNELQGRLKFIGFYNGSIDGDYGYKTLLAVKRFQGEFGMKVDGVVGPKTKLKLWEATKNWRPTAPTTGRQSGAGKETATSNKKPANLLPSNNLGLSEQDINLMANAVNGEARGEPYIGQVAVAAVILNRVKSASFPNTVSGVIFQPGAFTAVADGQIWLTPNESTKRAVKDALTGWDPTGGCIYYFNPVTATSKWIWSRTQVKNIGKHIFCK; via the coding sequence ATGAATAAACGATTAATTGTACTTACATTTTGTATTGTTTTCGTATTAGTTGTCGCTTTTCAGTTGAAAGGAAAGTTCAATCCACCTGCAGAAGAAACGTTTAGTAAAAATGAAGTGCGATATGGAGCCACAGGAGCTGACGTTAACGAGCTGCAAGGCAGATTGAAGTTCATTGGCTTCTATAACGGCAGTATAGACGGAGATTATGGGTATAAAACTTTATTGGCAGTGAAGCGATTCCAAGGTGAGTTTGGGATGAAAGTAGATGGCGTTGTAGGTCCCAAGACCAAGCTTAAACTGTGGGAAGCTACGAAGAATTGGAGGCCTACAGCACCAACAACAGGAAGACAGAGCGGCGCAGGCAAAGAAACGGCTACTTCAAATAAAAAGCCAGCCAATTTGCTGCCTTCTAATAACCTGGGCTTATCAGAGCAGGATATTAATCTGATGGCAAATGCTGTGAATGGTGAGGCTCGGGGAGAACCCTATATTGGTCAGGTAGCAGTAGCAGCAGTTATTTTGAATCGTGTAAAGTCAGCAAGTTTTCCTAATACGGTTTCTGGTGTTATCTTTCAGCCTGGTGCTTTCACAGCCGTAGCAGATGGCCAAATTTGGCTAACACCAAACGAATCGACGAAAAGAGCAGTAAAAGATGCGCTGACCGGATGGGATCCTACGGGCGGTTGTATCTATTATTTCAACCCGGTAACAGCGACATCCAAATGGATTTGGAGCAGGACGCAAGTCAAAAATATTGGGAAGCATATTTTCTGTAAATAA
- a CDS encoding DNA translocase FtsK codes for MAKRKKKGKALKTSLLFELYGILILIFSVIALAHQGHVGNSLIYLFRFFVGTWYSLIPLIFIYVALYAMIKRAWPQMVTPKKAGILLFILGLLIKNHIDLFAQLYPDGGFTSGKVIASTWNAMLDGLKPTEAGKAALEHGIGGGMIGAMLYSVLYFLFDYLGARLIQYALFVMGFILATGISYVDVGNIVKGRFSNVGQNFKDRMKEWLQDRETRQPQTVSAGTSTTKAKKSSYVPVDDEFDEEVFQPVKRAKKTPLFMELLRPNKESRKKTAVESNSNSDELNDLDAADETEQVLYKSSAKQAAESDSPSTDQPITPIIRDFQEQVFQEAQQAVKHPAASSTAPVSKVQGAGAVDTDDEPVTLEFQENVPIVQTRPYEMPSLELLAKPAVGKGSEMADYKANARKLEATLESFGVRAKVLEVVRGPAVTRYEIQPDVGVKVSRIVSLTDDIALALAAKDIRMEAPIPGKAAIGIEVPNLEVSIVTMREVMETSAFQESSSRLSVVLGRDISGQPIVGNLARMPHLLVAGATGSGKSVCINGIITSILYKAKPNEVKFLMIDPKMVELNVYNGIPHLLAPVVTDPRRASLALKKVVVEMEKRYELFSKSGTRNIEGYNAMLTESGTAVPLPYYVVIVDELADLMMVAANDVEDSITRLAQMARAAGIHLIIATQRPSVDVITGVIKANIPSRIAFGVSSQVDSRTILDMVGAEKLLGRGDMLYLPVGASKPVRIQGAFLSDQEVEHVVGFVRTQEQANYQEEMVPHVEEMPEQQNEFEDELYDQAVQIVLEAKQASVSLLQRRMRVGYTRAARLVDSMEAKGVVGPYEGSKPREVLMSIEQYHHNRISS; via the coding sequence GTGGCGAAACGCAAGAAAAAAGGCAAGGCTCTAAAAACAAGCTTGTTATTCGAGTTATATGGTATTCTCATTCTAATCTTCTCGGTCATTGCACTTGCTCATCAAGGGCATGTTGGGAATTCGTTGATTTACCTTTTTCGATTTTTTGTGGGAACGTGGTATTCACTTATACCGCTGATTTTCATATATGTGGCCTTATATGCGATGATCAAGAGAGCTTGGCCACAGATGGTTACGCCCAAGAAAGCAGGCATACTGCTGTTCATTCTTGGCCTACTAATAAAAAATCATATTGATTTGTTCGCTCAATTATATCCTGATGGCGGTTTCACATCAGGGAAAGTCATTGCATCCACATGGAATGCTATGTTAGATGGTCTGAAACCAACAGAAGCTGGCAAAGCGGCATTGGAACATGGTATTGGTGGCGGAATGATTGGCGCTATGCTATACAGTGTCCTTTACTTTCTGTTCGATTATTTGGGAGCGAGATTAATCCAATACGCCCTGTTTGTCATGGGCTTTATTCTGGCAACAGGCATTTCTTACGTGGACGTTGGCAATATCGTGAAGGGTCGATTCAGTAATGTTGGCCAAAATTTTAAAGATAGAATGAAAGAGTGGCTGCAGGATCGCGAAACACGTCAGCCCCAAACTGTCTCCGCAGGTACTAGTACGACTAAGGCGAAGAAATCCTCTTATGTTCCAGTTGATGATGAGTTCGATGAGGAGGTTTTCCAGCCTGTTAAACGGGCGAAGAAGACACCACTCTTTATGGAGCTGCTTCGTCCAAATAAGGAAAGTCGGAAAAAGACGGCAGTCGAGAGTAATTCAAATTCAGATGAATTAAATGATTTAGATGCAGCAGATGAAACCGAGCAAGTTCTTTATAAGTCAAGTGCGAAGCAAGCTGCTGAATCTGATTCACCATCCACAGATCAACCAATCACACCTATTATTCGTGATTTTCAGGAGCAGGTTTTTCAAGAAGCTCAGCAGGCAGTCAAACATCCTGCAGCTTCCTCTACAGCGCCTGTTTCTAAAGTACAGGGAGCAGGGGCTGTTGACACGGATGATGAACCAGTTACGCTAGAATTTCAGGAGAATGTGCCGATTGTGCAAACACGGCCATATGAGATGCCGTCCCTTGAATTATTAGCGAAGCCTGCTGTTGGCAAAGGCAGTGAGATGGCGGACTATAAAGCGAATGCAAGGAAGCTAGAAGCCACCTTGGAGAGCTTTGGGGTTCGTGCCAAGGTGCTGGAGGTCGTCAGAGGCCCTGCCGTGACACGCTACGAGATACAGCCTGATGTGGGTGTGAAGGTCAGCCGAATCGTCTCTTTGACCGATGATATCGCGTTGGCGCTTGCAGCCAAGGATATTCGGATGGAAGCGCCGATTCCTGGTAAAGCTGCGATCGGCATTGAGGTGCCGAATCTGGAGGTTTCGATTGTGACCATGCGTGAAGTCATGGAAACATCTGCTTTTCAAGAATCCAGCTCAAGGCTATCCGTTGTACTTGGACGAGATATTTCTGGACAACCAATTGTCGGAAATTTGGCAAGAATGCCTCACTTACTTGTAGCTGGAGCGACCGGTTCAGGTAAATCCGTCTGTATTAATGGGATTATTACGAGCATTTTGTATAAAGCAAAGCCGAATGAAGTGAAGTTTCTTATGATCGATCCGAAGATGGTTGAATTGAATGTTTACAATGGGATTCCTCATCTACTGGCACCAGTTGTAACTGATCCTCGACGAGCTTCGTTAGCACTTAAGAAAGTCGTCGTTGAGATGGAAAAGCGTTATGAACTATTCTCAAAAAGCGGAACCCGAAATATTGAGGGCTACAATGCAATGTTGACAGAAAGCGGTACAGCAGTCCCTCTGCCTTATTACGTGGTTATTGTGGATGAGTTAGCCGATTTAATGATGGTTGCTGCTAATGATGTGGAAGATTCTATCACGCGACTTGCTCAAATGGCCCGTGCTGCGGGTATTCATTTAATTATTGCTACACAACGACCATCCGTTGATGTTATTACGGGTGTGATTAAAGCCAATATTCCATCACGTATTGCGTTCGGTGTTTCGTCTCAAGTAGACTCAAGGACCATTTTGGACATGGTCGGAGCCGAGAAGCTGTTAGGTCGAGGCGATATGCTTTATTTGCCAGTTGGCGCGTCCAAACCTGTTCGTATTCAGGGTGCCTTTTTATCTGACCAAGAGGTTGAACATGTGGTTGGATTTGTACGCACGCAGGAGCAGGCGAATTACCAAGAAGAAATGGTTCCGCATGTGGAAGAAATGCCGGAACAACAAAATGAATTTGAAGACGAGCTGTACGACCAGGCTGTTCAAATTGTATTGGAAGCCAAGCAAGCCTCTGTGTCCCTGCTGCAACGACGTATGAGAGTCGGGTATACACGTGCGGCAAGGCTGGTTGACTCTATGGAAGCCAAAGGGGTCGTCGGCCCGTACGAAGGCAGCAAGCCTCGAGAGGTGCTAATGTCGATTGAACAATACCATCATAATCGGATCAGTTCCTAG
- a CDS encoding YlzJ-like family protein translates to MIHYSVIPMDVIFEGMETYEPKFIEIDQGGVKMQIEPISGFQARIVRLFSCNPQDYLNNQYAPGTIISYSPVVEATLTF, encoded by the coding sequence ATGATCCATTACTCCGTTATCCCGATGGATGTGATTTTTGAAGGAATGGAGACTTATGAACCCAAGTTTATCGAGATCGATCAGGGTGGAGTCAAAATGCAAATTGAACCGATTAGTGGCTTTCAGGCACGAATCGTTAGGTTGTTTAGCTGTAATCCTCAGGATTATTTGAACAATCAATATGCCCCAGGAACTATTATTTCATATAGTCCTGTAGTTGAGGCAACTTTAACTTTCTAG
- a CDS encoding ClpP family protease → MAEPTGPKQQEPITEEGKKNAVLENIQQLGQTNTLSGESNIFCLTIIGQVEGHIVLPPQNKTTKYEHLIPQLVAAEQNPKIEGVMIILNTVGGDVEAGLAIAEMVATLSKPSIALVLGGGHSIGVPIAVSADYSIIAETATMTIHPIRLNGLIIGVPQTFEYLDKMQERVVRFVTKHSNVTEEKFKELMFKTGELTRDIGTTVIGIDAVKYGLIDQVGGIGDAIRELNQRIEIKKAAASGGIVQ, encoded by the coding sequence GTGGCAGAACCCACAGGACCGAAACAACAAGAACCAATAACTGAAGAAGGTAAGAAAAACGCAGTTCTCGAAAACATTCAACAGTTAGGTCAAACGAATACACTTTCTGGCGAATCTAATATTTTCTGCCTCACCATTATTGGACAAGTGGAAGGACATATTGTTCTCCCTCCCCAGAATAAAACGACCAAATATGAGCACCTAATTCCGCAATTAGTCGCCGCAGAGCAGAATCCGAAGATTGAAGGCGTTATGATTATTTTAAATACGGTAGGGGGAGATGTAGAAGCAGGACTTGCCATCGCAGAGATGGTGGCAACACTATCGAAGCCTTCCATTGCTTTGGTACTTGGTGGCGGACATAGTATTGGTGTTCCTATCGCAGTATCAGCGGACTACTCGATTATTGCTGAAACGGCAACGATGACAATTCACCCAATTCGTTTAAATGGTTTAATTATTGGAGTCCCACAAACATTTGAATATTTGGATAAAATGCAGGAACGTGTTGTGCGGTTTGTTACGAAGCACTCTAATGTAACAGAAGAAAAGTTTAAAGAGTTGATGTTTAAGACTGGGGAGTTGACAAGGGATATTGGGACAACAGTCATTGGTATAGACGCTGTTAAGTATGGATTGATAGATCAAGTAGGCGGTATCGGTGATGCAATCCGTGAGCTTAATCAGCGTATAGAGATTAAGAAAGCAGCGGCGAGCGGAGGCATTGTACAATGA